One window of Streptomyces sp. NBC_00273 genomic DNA carries:
- a CDS encoding BTAD domain-containing putative transcriptional regulator, whose product MVHIRVLGSFTAERDGEAIPLGGHRQRSVLALLVAARGRVVSVDRMIEELWQGAPPSRAVASLQAYVSNLRRLLEPGRAPRTPARLLVSAPPGYALRLPEDAVDAWRFERLLGRAREALHAEPDTAGALLREALALWQGPAYAETADEPWTHAEILRLGELRLAARELGIAAGLRGGADLAGAVAEAALLTRDEPLREEAWRLHALALWAAGRQADALSALRRARTVLADEVGLDPGAALVELEKAVLAQDGRVLREATRPPEPVPHVPPAPHVPPVPHVPEVPAVPAATGAEPFVGREGELERLTAAAHRARAAGPGVALVTGEAGMGKSALLRALGDRLRAEGWLVAFGRNTDAEGAPPAWAWVEALRAVAAAAPPEPAVAAALSPLLAEDAPATGRTPVGEDVAAGRFRLHRAVGQWLAEAARGRPVAVVLDDLHWADAETLALLSGAADLHPGTALLVVGAYRPEDTEGRLDDALAGLARRSPARIALCGLTEEAVAEVVRCVGGPQVDAEVMTALTERTGGNPFYVQESARLLGSEGSLVALSEVPEGVRDVLRRRLGRLPEAVVAVLRLAAVAGRESGVEVLVGAADTDEDGVLGALEAGLLAGLLAEPEPGRIRFAHALVRDTLLADLSRLRSSRMHGRIAVCLERLAPDDVSALAHHYVRAASSATAAKAVAHCLRAARLAESRFAHDVAAVLLAEAVECFERVPAGSGGDRDAERAELLGLLVRAQVRAGAVMAARTTRRTAIDRAVGAGRDDLLVAAFTAWTEPTPWQTRPYGVVDGPVVELLERLLARPGHEPAVRCGLLGAYAAELSDAKVAGVRAAAREALGLAEGTGDPVLRAGALAALVKELDADLEWPERAALGGELERIGAAHELPGHQWYGMFVRSTALAAEGDVAGARRLVERWTRFARTYRMPGPVAVGEAVEATWAHVEGRFEEAEHLYRQAAARMARQGSPHAEGILAVAIATLRASQGRLAQSLPRLRQVYAAFGPPAGDLLAVALAAAGEEREAREVLDRAGPLRTDYFFKVFATFRAMTLVMLGERTGAEELYAALLPYRDAPPPSSGFTVAVRPVARTLGELAVLLGREDEAAGHFARAAAVAERWHSPWGAA is encoded by the coding sequence ATGGTCCACATACGCGTACTCGGCTCCTTCACGGCCGAGCGGGACGGCGAGGCGATCCCGCTCGGCGGCCACCGCCAGCGCTCCGTACTGGCCCTGCTCGTAGCCGCGCGCGGCCGGGTCGTGTCCGTCGACCGGATGATCGAGGAACTCTGGCAGGGGGCGCCGCCCTCCCGGGCCGTTGCCTCCCTCCAGGCCTACGTCTCCAACCTGCGCCGCCTCCTGGAACCGGGCCGGGCCCCGCGCACCCCCGCCCGACTGCTGGTGAGCGCGCCGCCCGGGTACGCGCTTCGGCTTCCCGAGGACGCCGTCGACGCCTGGCGCTTCGAGCGGCTGCTCGGCCGCGCCCGCGAGGCCCTGCACGCCGAGCCGGACACCGCCGGAGCCCTGCTCCGCGAGGCGCTGGCGCTGTGGCAGGGGCCGGCGTACGCGGAGACCGCCGACGAGCCGTGGACCCACGCCGAGATCCTGCGGCTCGGCGAGCTGCGGCTGGCCGCGCGCGAACTCGGCATCGCCGCCGGGTTGCGGGGCGGCGCCGACCTCGCCGGGGCGGTCGCCGAGGCCGCGTTGCTGACCCGGGACGAGCCGCTGCGGGAGGAGGCATGGCGGCTGCACGCCCTCGCCCTGTGGGCGGCGGGCCGGCAGGCCGACGCGCTGTCGGCGCTGCGCCGGGCCAGGACGGTGCTCGCCGACGAGGTGGGACTGGATCCCGGTGCCGCCCTGGTCGAGCTGGAGAAGGCGGTCCTGGCCCAGGACGGCCGGGTGCTGCGCGAGGCCACGCGGCCACCGGAGCCCGTGCCGCACGTGCCACCTGCGCCGCATGTGCCACCTGTGCCGCATGTGCCCGAGGTGCCCGCGGTGCCGGCCGCCACCGGAGCCGAGCCGTTCGTCGGGCGAGAAGGGGAACTGGAGCGGCTGACGGCGGCGGCGCACCGGGCCCGCGCGGCCGGCCCCGGCGTCGCGCTGGTCACCGGCGAGGCCGGGATGGGCAAGTCGGCGCTGCTGCGCGCCCTCGGCGACCGGCTCCGCGCCGAGGGCTGGCTCGTCGCCTTCGGGCGCAACACCGACGCCGAGGGCGCACCACCCGCCTGGGCCTGGGTCGAAGCACTGCGCGCCGTCGCGGCGGCCGCCCCGCCCGAGCCCGCGGTGGCCGCCGCGCTCTCGCCCCTCCTGGCCGAGGACGCTCCCGCCACCGGCCGTACGCCCGTCGGCGAGGACGTCGCCGCCGGGCGGTTCCGGCTGCACCGCGCCGTCGGCCAGTGGTTGGCGGAGGCTGCGCGCGGGCGGCCCGTCGCCGTCGTCCTGGACGACCTGCACTGGGCCGACGCCGAGACGCTGGCGCTGCTGTCGGGTGCCGCCGACCTCCACCCGGGTACCGCGCTGCTCGTCGTGGGCGCGTACCGGCCGGAGGACACGGAGGGCCGGCTCGACGACGCCCTGGCCGGACTGGCCCGGCGTTCACCGGCCCGGATCGCGCTGTGCGGCCTCACCGAGGAGGCCGTGGCCGAGGTGGTCCGGTGCGTGGGCGGCCCGCAGGTCGACGCGGAGGTCATGACCGCGCTGACCGAACGCACGGGAGGGAACCCCTTCTACGTCCAGGAGAGCGCCAGGCTGCTGGGCAGCGAGGGCTCGCTGGTGGCGCTGTCCGAGGTGCCCGAGGGCGTACGGGACGTGCTGCGACGGCGGCTCGGACGGCTCCCCGAGGCAGTGGTGGCCGTACTGCGCCTGGCCGCGGTGGCCGGACGGGAGTCCGGCGTCGAGGTCCTGGTCGGGGCGGCGGACACCGACGAGGACGGCGTACTGGGCGCGTTGGAAGCCGGTCTGCTCGCCGGGTTGCTGGCCGAACCCGAGCCGGGGCGGATCCGGTTCGCCCACGCACTGGTGCGCGACACCCTGCTGGCGGACCTCAGTCGGCTGCGCTCCTCGCGGATGCACGGCCGGATCGCGGTCTGCCTGGAGCGGCTCGCCCCGGACGACGTCTCCGCGCTGGCCCACCACTACGTGCGCGCGGCCTCCTCGGCGACGGCGGCGAAGGCGGTCGCCCACTGCCTGCGGGCCGCCCGGCTCGCGGAGAGCCGGTTCGCCCATGACGTGGCCGCCGTGCTGCTCGCCGAGGCGGTGGAGTGCTTCGAGCGGGTCCCCGCGGGGTCCGGGGGCGACCGGGACGCCGAGCGCGCCGAGCTGCTGGGCCTGCTGGTACGGGCCCAGGTGCGGGCGGGGGCGGTCATGGCGGCCCGCACGACCCGGCGTACCGCGATCGACCGCGCGGTCGGCGCCGGCCGGGACGACCTGCTGGTCGCGGCGTTCACGGCATGGACCGAACCGACCCCGTGGCAGACGCGGCCCTACGGCGTGGTCGACGGACCGGTGGTGGAGCTGCTGGAGCGCCTGCTGGCGCGGCCCGGTCACGAACCCGCCGTACGCTGCGGGCTGCTCGGTGCGTACGCAGCCGAGCTGTCCGACGCCAAGGTGGCGGGCGTACGGGCGGCGGCGCGCGAGGCGCTCGGCCTCGCGGAGGGCACCGGGGACCCCGTGCTGCGGGCGGGGGCGCTCGCGGCGCTGGTCAAGGAACTCGACGCCGACCTGGAATGGCCCGAACGCGCCGCGCTGGGAGGCGAACTCGAACGGATCGGCGCCGCGCACGAGCTGCCGGGCCACCAGTGGTACGGGATGTTCGTCCGCTCCACGGCGCTGGCCGCCGAGGGCGATGTGGCCGGTGCCCGCCGGCTCGTGGAACGGTGGACACGGTTCGCACGGACCTACCGGATGCCCGGACCGGTCGCCGTCGGCGAGGCGGTCGAGGCGACCTGGGCCCACGTCGAGGGCCGGTTCGAGGAGGCGGAGCACCTCTACCGGCAGGCGGCCGCGCGGATGGCCCGGCAGGGATCCCCGCACGCGGAGGGGATCCTCGCGGTCGCGATCGCGACGCTGCGGGCGAGCCAGGGGCGGCTCGCGCAGTCACTGCCCCGGCTGCGGCAGGTGTACGCGGCCTTCGGCCCGCCGGCCGGGGACCTGCTCGCGGTCGCGCTGGCCGCCGCGGGCGAGGAGCGGGAGGCCCGCGAGGTCCTCGACCGGGCGGGACCGCTGCGGACGGACTACTTCTTCAAGGTCTTCGCGACCTTCCGGGCGATGACCCTGGTCATGCTCGGGGAGCGGACGGGCGCCGAGGAGTTGTACGCGGCCCTGCTGCCGTACCGCGACGCCCCGCCGCCCTCCTCCGGGTTCACCGTGGCGGTCCGCCCGGTCGCCCGCACCCTGGGCGAACTGGCCGTGCTGCTGGGCCGCGAGGACGAGGCCGCCGGCCACTTCGCGCGCGCGGCGGCCGTCGCCGAGCGGTGGCACAGCCCGTGGGGGGCCGCCTGA
- a CDS encoding citrate synthase, translating to MSDQTDSGRRLSTQEAARALGVKPATVYAYVSRGQLTSRRDPAGRGSSFDAAEVEALARRSRREAAAPGGELSVRTALTLIEPDRYYFRGVDAVELASRYRYEEVAEWLWTGTLTPGARFTAPPQTLEAARRAVASLPEHGGPIDRLRVAVAAAAVADPLRFDLSEEAVLGSARALIPTLVGALPTVGGPARWAGDGRIARQLWSRLTLREPDPDALAVLDLALALLVDHDLAASTLAVRVAASARAHPYAAVSAGLGVLEGPLHGAAGRLAHRMLVEVLEQGGAAPVVAEYLRAGRRVPGLGHRLYRGEDPRARVLFASLEGLEQAGPALGAAREVAAVMARQGGLHANVDLALAVLTVSCGMPAEAGETVFAVARTAGWMAHALEEYQERPLRMRPSGQYHGPRPPQPMP from the coding sequence ATGAGCGACCAGACGGACAGCGGGCGCAGGCTCAGCACGCAGGAGGCCGCCCGCGCACTCGGGGTGAAACCGGCGACGGTGTACGCGTACGTCAGTCGGGGCCAGCTCACCAGCCGCCGCGATCCCGCCGGGCGGGGCAGCAGCTTCGACGCCGCCGAGGTGGAGGCGCTGGCCCGGCGGAGCCGGCGCGAGGCGGCGGCCCCCGGCGGGGAACTCTCCGTCCGCACGGCGCTCACCCTCATCGAGCCCGACCGGTACTACTTCCGCGGCGTGGACGCCGTGGAGCTGGCTTCCCGGTACCGCTACGAAGAGGTCGCCGAGTGGCTCTGGACGGGCACCCTCACGCCCGGGGCCCGGTTCACCGCGCCCCCGCAGACCCTGGAGGCGGCCCGGCGGGCAGTGGCCTCGCTGCCGGAACACGGCGGCCCCATCGACCGGTTGCGGGTGGCGGTCGCGGCCGCCGCGGTCGCGGATCCGCTGCGCTTCGACCTGTCCGAGGAGGCGGTACTCGGCTCCGCGCGCGCCCTGATCCCCACGCTGGTCGGCGCGCTGCCGACGGTGGGCGGCCCGGCCCGATGGGCCGGGGACGGCCGGATCGCCCGGCAGTTGTGGTCGCGGCTGACGCTGCGGGAGCCGGACCCGGACGCACTGGCCGTACTGGACCTCGCGCTGGCCCTGCTGGTCGACCACGACCTGGCCGCCTCGACCCTGGCCGTACGGGTGGCCGCCTCCGCGCGGGCCCATCCGTACGCGGCGGTCTCCGCCGGGCTCGGCGTCCTGGAGGGCCCGCTGCACGGCGCGGCCGGACGGCTCGCGCACCGGATGCTGGTGGAGGTGCTGGAACAGGGCGGGGCCGCGCCGGTGGTGGCGGAGTACCTGCGGGCGGGACGCCGGGTCCCCGGGCTCGGCCACCGGCTGTACCGGGGCGAAGATCCTCGCGCGCGGGTGCTCTTCGCCTCGTTGGAAGGACTGGAGCAGGCCGGTCCGGCGCTGGGTGCCGCGCGCGAGGTGGCCGCGGTGATGGCCCGGCAGGGCGGGCTGCACGCCAACGTGGACCTGGCGCTGGCCGTGCTGACGGTGTCGTGCGGGATGCCGGCGGAGGCCGGGGAGACGGTCTTCGCGGTCGCCCGCACGGCGGGGTGGATGGCGCACGCCCTGGAGGAGTACCAGGAGCGGCCACTGCGGATGCGGCCGAGCGGGCAGTACCACGGGCCCCGCCCGCCCCAGCCGATGCCGTGA
- a CDS encoding DUF4267 domain-containing protein produces the protein MSLKHFTTALAATGAAFILYVGLSYLLAPQITAADFGLPTWPQHDGAAFLAVKGVRDVATGLVILALLLTGQRRALGWAMAAIVFVPAGDMVIVLAGGGPAAQAYGVHGATALAVAVTAGLLLRERPVPAVRAAAEPART, from the coding sequence ATGTCCCTCAAGCACTTCACCACCGCCCTGGCCGCCACCGGCGCCGCGTTCATCCTGTACGTCGGCCTCAGCTACCTGCTCGCGCCGCAGATCACCGCCGCCGACTTCGGGCTGCCGACCTGGCCGCAGCACGACGGCGCCGCCTTCCTCGCCGTCAAGGGCGTACGCGATGTCGCGACCGGCCTGGTCATCCTCGCGCTCCTGCTCACGGGGCAGCGCCGGGCGCTCGGCTGGGCCATGGCGGCGATCGTCTTCGTCCCCGCCGGCGACATGGTGATCGTCCTCGCGGGCGGCGGACCCGCGGCTCAGGCCTACGGGGTCCACGGCGCCACCGCCCTCGCCGTCGCCGTGACCGCGGGCCTCCTGCTGCGCGAGCGTCCGGTCCCTGCCGTCCGCGCCGCCGCCGAGCCGGCCCGGACCTGA
- a CDS encoding hemerythrin domain-containing protein, whose translation MKTTQPGTARARRTHRSTARPNTHEMVVIHRGLRREARLLVELIAAVAPGDTARARVLGDHFRDYRLGLTGHHHGEDAYLWPPLMARVDLEADLVLRMEAQHERVAASLAAAEEALPAWEGRAGEAERDTLVSVLSEHRTVLLEHLADEEESLLPLAARHLSADEWDRLGEHFLTSTPKPKLLFFLGMVLEDADRAERAAMLTALPLAGRLLWHTVGRPAYVRRMRAVRRTAAPR comes from the coding sequence ATGAAGACGACGCAGCCAGGGACGGCACGAGCACGGCGAACGCACCGGAGCACCGCACGGCCGAACACCCACGAGATGGTGGTCATCCACCGCGGCCTGCGCCGCGAGGCGCGCCTGCTGGTCGAACTGATCGCCGCGGTGGCTCCCGGCGACACGGCGCGGGCACGGGTCCTCGGGGACCACTTCCGCGACTACCGACTCGGTCTGACGGGCCACCACCACGGCGAGGACGCATACCTGTGGCCGCCGCTGATGGCGCGGGTCGACCTCGAAGCGGACCTCGTCCTGCGCATGGAGGCCCAGCACGAGCGGGTGGCCGCGAGTCTTGCGGCCGCCGAGGAGGCCCTGCCCGCCTGGGAGGGCCGGGCCGGGGAGGCGGAACGCGACACGCTCGTGTCGGTCCTCTCCGAGCACCGGACCGTGCTGCTGGAGCACCTGGCGGACGAGGAGGAATCGCTCCTGCCGCTCGCCGCCCGCCACCTGTCCGCGGACGAGTGGGACCGACTGGGCGAGCACTTCCTGACCAGCACGCCCAAGCCCAAGCTGCTGTTCTTCCTCGGGATGGTCCTGGAGGACGCCGACCGGGCCGAGCGCGCGGCGATGCTCACCGCCCTGCCCCTCGCCGGGCGCCTGCTGTGGCACACCGTCGGGCGTCCCGCCTACGTCCGCCGGATGCGCGCCGTCCGCCGCACCGCCGCTCCGCGCTGA
- a CDS encoding CobW family GTP-binding protein, whose translation MNSRQPIPVVVLAGFLGSGKTTVLNHLLAGRGGTRIGVVVNDFGSIEVDAMSVAGQVGDSMVSLGGGCLCCAVDGSELDAYLEKLSAPVHRIDVIVIEASGLAEPQEMIRMLMASENPAIRYGGMVEVVDAAEFDATRTRHPETDRHLAVADLVVLNKIDRVDAAERARIEQQLAVVCAPGTPVMATDHGRIDPELLFDRRPWTETRGQLSFEDLLAEADDHDDEHGHDHGHGRCDHAHAAYESTEFTSEQALSPRRFIDFLDRRPAGLYRIKGFVYFGVPGHEERYEVHAVGRFLRFAPRPWGRGEARVSQLVLIGSGTDGPGLLRELEACREAAPHEARPESMWGVLRYVARPAEPVIGVPATGSDET comes from the coding sequence GTGAACAGCAGGCAACCCATCCCCGTCGTCGTCCTCGCCGGTTTCCTCGGATCCGGCAAGACCACCGTGCTGAACCACCTCCTCGCCGGTCGCGGGGGCACCCGCATCGGGGTCGTCGTCAACGACTTCGGATCGATCGAGGTCGACGCGATGTCGGTGGCCGGACAGGTCGGGGACTCCATGGTCTCCCTCGGCGGCGGCTGCCTGTGCTGCGCCGTCGACGGCAGCGAACTCGACGCGTACCTGGAGAAGCTCTCCGCCCCCGTCCACCGGATCGACGTGATCGTCATCGAGGCGAGCGGACTGGCCGAGCCCCAGGAGATGATCCGGATGCTCATGGCCAGCGAGAATCCCGCCATCCGCTACGGCGGGATGGTGGAGGTCGTGGACGCCGCCGAATTCGACGCCACCCGGACCAGGCACCCGGAGACCGACCGCCACCTCGCCGTCGCGGACCTGGTGGTGCTCAACAAGATCGACCGGGTGGACGCGGCCGAGCGGGCCCGGATCGAGCAGCAGCTCGCCGTGGTCTGCGCCCCGGGCACCCCGGTCATGGCCACCGATCACGGGCGGATCGATCCCGAACTGCTCTTCGACCGCAGGCCCTGGACCGAGACCCGGGGACAGCTCTCCTTCGAGGACCTGCTCGCGGAGGCCGACGACCACGACGACGAGCACGGTCACGACCACGGCCACGGCCGCTGCGACCATGCGCACGCCGCCTACGAGAGCACGGAGTTCACCTCCGAGCAGGCGCTGTCCCCCCGCCGGTTCATCGATTTCCTCGACCGGCGTCCGGCCGGGCTCTACCGGATCAAGGGCTTCGTCTACTTCGGCGTACCCGGGCACGAGGAGCGCTACGAGGTCCACGCGGTCGGCCGCTTCCTCCGCTTCGCCCCGAGGCCCTGGGGGCGGGGCGAAGCGCGCGTGAGCCAGCTCGTCCTGATCGGCTCGGGCACCGACGGGCCGGGTCTGCTGCGCGAACTGGAGGCCTGCCGCGAAGCGGCCCCGCACGAGGCGCGCCCCGAGAGCATGTGGGGCGTACTGCGCTACGTCGCCCGGCCCGCGGAGCCGGTGATCGGGGTTCCCGCAACCGGCTCGGACGAGACCTGA
- a CDS encoding cupin domain-containing protein — protein MSLIVPSFEESVIVRSAEAETIGAAPTTIRLLADSSSTGGALSTQRVSLLDGANGAAPHHHSRSAELFYLLDGTAQLLSGDQVVTAERGDLVIVPPGLDHAFAAAPGENADILIVITPGIERFEYFRHLERIAYGKVPPESLLDVQDLYDTYFTHSEAWDTVRA, from the coding sequence ATGTCCCTGATCGTGCCTTCCTTCGAAGAATCGGTGATCGTGCGCTCGGCCGAGGCCGAGACGATCGGCGCCGCCCCGACCACCATCCGGCTCCTCGCCGACAGCAGTTCCACCGGCGGCGCCCTGTCGACCCAGCGCGTGAGCCTGTTGGACGGCGCCAACGGGGCTGCGCCCCACCACCACTCTCGGTCCGCCGAGCTCTTCTACCTGCTCGACGGCACCGCGCAGCTCCTGTCGGGCGACCAGGTGGTGACCGCGGAACGCGGCGACCTCGTCATCGTGCCGCCCGGCCTCGATCACGCGTTCGCCGCCGCGCCCGGGGAGAACGCCGACATCCTCATCGTGATCACGCCGGGCATCGAGCGGTTCGAGTACTTCCGCCACCTGGAACGGATCGCCTACGGGAAAGTGCCGCCGGAGTCCCTGCTGGACGTCCAGGATCTCTACGACACCTACTTCACCCACAGTGAGGCGTGGGACACGGTCCGGGCATGA
- a CDS encoding citrate synthase, which yields MDGRSMDTTLEVPRGLAGVVVTETGLGDVRGREGFYHYRQYSAVELAATRSFEDVWHLMFRGTLPADAAERAAFAAEIAPLRRLPEEVRDALPALARATRLSGPLAGLRTALSLLGACAGYRPVYDLDPGRRAADALAACAAVPTLLTALHRLGQGLEPVEPREDLPYAANYLYMLTGREPDPVRARAVERYLISTVDHGFNASTFTARVIASTGADVAACLTGAIGALSGPLHGGAPSRALDTLDAIGTVDRIGPWIRERVLAGDRIMGFGHPVYRTEDPRSRMLREIALQFGGPLVDFAVEVERQVEEILAELKPGRELHTNVEFYAGVVMELCGLPREMFTPTFCAARVVGWSANILEQATDSKIIRPAARYTGPTPPHPVPPLH from the coding sequence ATGGATGGTCGATCCATGGACACCACCTTGGAAGTACCCCGCGGCCTCGCGGGAGTCGTGGTCACCGAAACCGGGCTGGGCGACGTCCGGGGCCGGGAAGGCTTCTACCACTACCGCCAGTACTCGGCCGTCGAACTCGCCGCCACCCGCAGCTTCGAGGACGTGTGGCACCTGATGTTCCGCGGCACGCTCCCGGCGGACGCCGCCGAGCGCGCCGCCTTCGCGGCCGAGATCGCACCCCTGCGCCGACTTCCCGAGGAGGTACGGGACGCCCTGCCGGCGCTGGCCCGTGCCACCCGGCTCTCCGGCCCCCTGGCCGGGCTGCGCACCGCGCTCTCACTGCTGGGCGCCTGTGCCGGCTACCGCCCGGTCTACGACCTCGACCCCGGCCGCCGGGCCGCCGACGCACTGGCCGCCTGCGCCGCCGTACCGACCCTGCTGACCGCGCTGCACCGGCTGGGGCAGGGCCTGGAGCCGGTGGAGCCGCGCGAGGACCTTCCGTACGCCGCCAACTACCTCTACATGCTGACCGGCCGGGAACCCGACCCGGTCCGGGCCCGCGCGGTCGAGCGGTACCTGATATCCACCGTCGACCACGGCTTCAACGCCTCGACGTTCACCGCCCGGGTGATCGCCTCCACCGGCGCCGATGTCGCCGCCTGTCTGACCGGGGCCATCGGCGCGCTCTCCGGCCCCCTGCACGGCGGCGCACCCAGCCGGGCCCTGGACACCCTCGACGCCATCGGGACGGTGGACCGGATCGGGCCGTGGATCCGCGAACGGGTCCTGGCGGGCGACCGGATCATGGGCTTCGGCCACCCCGTCTACCGCACCGAGGACCCCCGGTCCCGCATGCTGCGCGAGATCGCCCTCCAGTTCGGCGGCCCCCTCGTGGACTTCGCCGTCGAGGTCGAGCGCCAGGTCGAGGAGATCCTCGCCGAACTGAAGCCCGGCCGGGAACTGCACACCAACGTGGAGTTCTACGCGGGCGTGGTCATGGAGCTCTGCGGGCTCCCGCGCGAGATGTTCACGCCGACCTTCTGTGCGGCCCGTGTGGTCGGCTGGAGCGCGAACATCCTCGAACAGGCCACCGATTCGAAGATCATCCGACCGGCCGCCCGGTACACCGGCCCCACCCCGCCCCACCCGGTGCCGCCCCTGCACTGA
- a CDS encoding restriction endonuclease: protein MSRRAGSGLIGNWAEAQRRQQQTQLVQQREAERRQRAHERDANRSHRQYREAEALRRTAQLDAEVEALKGLLVAGCRTPAFRMSSLARPDRLQPFDPGALAHPVPMPRIEDFQRQSSGWTLGSNHRAQAEREAHARYTQAWQAANAAEAQRQQQLAAYRQQYDRWAAEQIAGVRAHNGGLTELADALRAGDADAAVEYFSAALYASTAWPEGLPRQVTAAYDPAARQLVLDWELPGYAVVPEARAVQYLPSTDQDKVKPRPVTERRALYRDLLAQCVLLVVRELYAADEFGVLDSVVVNGFVDCHDPVTGQETRFVLATVPAARSAFAGLRLEQVSAVDCLVSGLGGLLSARPDQLTAVRPGRRPDEVGGGVVSHGGHAGDADGDEPDLFAMDPIVFENLVAELFRAMGMEAVTTQRSGDGGVDVEAVDPTPIRGGRIVVQVKRYRNTVPPTAVRDLYGTVQDKGANKGVLVTTATFGPGSYTFANGKPLELVPGADLVELLHQYGLRGRLGSGATAPDRRAAEPAPPAEHNVLGMSWSGSVALDVCALVCTGNRVLSEEHFVFFNNPRTPDGSVRARAHAAPDKAALEVSFDALPSQADRLVLVAAIDPEVDPHADLAGFTDAHIRLLSAGGEELGRLDVSDGRAGETALVLGSFRHRSNGDWDFVIGGKGYRGGLEDLLGEFGVEVA from the coding sequence ATGAGCCGTCGAGCGGGCAGCGGACTGATCGGGAACTGGGCGGAGGCCCAGCGTCGGCAGCAACAGACGCAGCTGGTCCAGCAGCGGGAGGCCGAGCGCCGGCAGCGGGCCCACGAACGGGACGCGAACCGGAGCCACCGGCAGTACCGCGAGGCCGAGGCCCTACGGCGTACCGCGCAGCTCGACGCCGAGGTCGAAGCCCTCAAGGGCCTGTTGGTCGCGGGCTGCCGGACACCGGCGTTCCGGATGTCCTCCCTGGCCCGGCCGGACCGGCTGCAACCCTTCGACCCCGGGGCCCTGGCGCACCCGGTGCCGATGCCCCGCATCGAGGACTTCCAGCGGCAGAGCAGCGGCTGGACGCTCGGCTCGAACCACCGGGCGCAGGCGGAGCGCGAGGCGCACGCCCGCTACACCCAGGCCTGGCAGGCCGCGAACGCCGCGGAGGCGCAGCGCCAGCAGCAACTGGCCGCGTACCGGCAGCAGTACGACCGGTGGGCGGCGGAGCAGATCGCCGGGGTGCGGGCGCACAACGGCGGGCTCACGGAGCTGGCGGACGCACTGCGGGCGGGTGATGCCGATGCGGCGGTGGAGTACTTCTCGGCGGCCCTGTACGCCTCGACCGCCTGGCCCGAGGGGCTACCGAGGCAGGTGACGGCCGCGTACGATCCGGCGGCGCGCCAGCTGGTGTTGGACTGGGAGCTGCCCGGGTACGCGGTGGTGCCGGAGGCCCGGGCGGTGCAGTACCTGCCGAGCACGGACCAGGACAAGGTGAAGCCCCGCCCGGTCACGGAACGACGGGCGCTGTACCGGGACCTGCTGGCCCAGTGCGTGCTGCTGGTGGTGCGCGAACTGTACGCGGCGGACGAATTCGGCGTACTGGACTCGGTCGTGGTCAACGGCTTCGTGGACTGCCACGATCCGGTGACGGGCCAGGAGACGCGGTTCGTGCTCGCCACGGTACCGGCGGCGCGCAGCGCCTTCGCCGGACTGCGGCTGGAGCAGGTCAGTGCGGTGGACTGTCTGGTCTCGGGGCTGGGCGGGCTGCTGTCGGCGCGGCCCGACCAGCTGACGGCGGTGCGCCCCGGGCGCCGGCCCGACGAGGTCGGCGGGGGTGTCGTCAGCCACGGCGGGCACGCGGGCGACGCGGACGGGGACGAGCCGGACCTCTTCGCGATGGACCCGATCGTCTTCGAGAACCTGGTCGCCGAGCTGTTCCGGGCGATGGGCATGGAGGCGGTGACCACGCAACGGTCGGGCGACGGCGGGGTCGATGTGGAGGCGGTGGACCCGACTCCGATCCGGGGCGGTCGGATCGTCGTGCAGGTCAAGCGCTACCGCAACACGGTGCCGCCGACGGCCGTGCGTGATCTGTACGGCACGGTCCAGGACAAGGGGGCGAACAAGGGGGTGCTGGTCACCACCGCGACCTTCGGCCCCGGGTCGTACACCTTTGCCAACGGCAAGCCGCTGGAGTTGGTTCCCGGGGCGGACCTGGTCGAGCTGCTCCACCAGTACGGCCTGCGCGGCCGGCTCGGCAGCGGTGCCACGGCACCCGACCGGCGGGCGGCCGAACCGGCTCCCCCGGCCGAACACAACGTGCTCGGCATGTCCTGGTCGGGTTCGGTCGCCCTCGACGTGTGCGCGCTCGTCTGCACGGGCAACCGGGTGCTGAGCGAGGAGCACTTCGTCTTCTTCAACAACCCGCGGACCCCGGACGGTTCGGTACGGGCCCGCGCGCACGCTGCGCCCGACAAGGCGGCGCTGGAGGTCTCCTTCGACGCCCTGCCGTCGCAGGCCGACCGGCTGGTCCTCGTGGCCGCGATCGACCCGGAGGTCGATCCCCACGCCGACCTCGCCGGCTTCACCGACGCCCACATCCGGCTGCTGTCCGCGGGCGGCGAGGAGCTGGGCCGGCTGGACGTCTCCGACGGGCGCGCCGGCGAGACGGCCCTGGTCCTCGGCTCGTTCCGGCACCGCTCCAACGGCGACTGGGACTTCGTGATCGGCGGCAAGGGCTACCGGGGCGGCCTGGAGGACCTGCTGGGCGAGTTCGGGGTCGAGGTGGCCTAG